From Mytilus edulis chromosome 9, xbMytEdul2.2, whole genome shotgun sequence, the proteins below share one genomic window:
- the LOC139487751 gene encoding myosin heavy chain, striated muscle-like isoform X2 translates to MASQIDPKDPDYQYLMVDRKKLMAEQTKEFDGKKMCWIPDDKEGFVKAEIQSTKGDDITVKCIDSMQDRTVKKDDLQQMNPPKYEMIEDMANMTYLNEASVLHNLRARYSNALIYTYSGLFCVAVNPYRRLPIYTDSVVAKFKGKRKTEMPPHLFSVADNAYQFMLQDRENQSCLITGESGAGKTENTKKVIMYFAKVAASLAKKEKEEEDSASKKGSLEDQIIQANPVLEAYGNAKTTRNNNSSRFGKFIRIHFGPDGKIAGADIETYLLEKSRVTFCLSAERNYHVFYQLMTPAMKDQHEMMLLTPDPALYTFINQGALTVDSIDDNEEMKLMDEAFDILGFSQDEKKSCYKCTAAILHMGEMKFKQRGEQAEPDGTTEAEKVSFLLGVNSNDFIKSLVKPKIKVGTEVVAQSRTKQQVVNSISAMSKSLYDRVFNWLVKRVNHSLDTKNKRNYYIGVLDIAGFEIFDFNTFEQLCINYTNERLQQFFNYTMFVLEQEEYKKEGIQWEFINFGMDLQACIDLIEKPMGILSILEEQCMFPKADDKSLKEMLFSNHMGKSPNFTKPGKAAKGANGDFELHHYAGIVPYNLKGWLDKNKDPINETVVQLLQQSKEHLVQTLFAAETPAEGSGGPKKKKKSSAFQTISAVHRESLNKLMKNLYATHPHFVRCIIPNELKQPGMIDAALVLNQLQCNGVLEGIRICRKGFPSRIIYAEFKQRYSILAASAVPQGFVDGKVVTEKVLLALQLDPAEYKLGNTKVFFKAGVLGNLENMRDERLGAIISMMQAHIRAFLIRKAYKKLQDQRVGLSVIQRNIRKWLLLRNWQWWKMYAKVKPMLNIAREEEEMQKKLEEMKKMEEDIAKLEKIKKELEIKNVELLEQKNDMYLQLQSEQDNVVDLEQRVEQLITQKAEFESQMKEMEERLLDEEDAASELEGLKKKMEGENSEMKRDIEDLETTLAKAEQDKTHKDNQIKTLQGEMAQQDEQISKLGKEKKNLEEVNKKTLADLQKEEDKVNHLNKIKAKLESTLDEMEDNLEREKKVRGDVEKSKRKVEQDLKATQEVVEELEGVKREMEEAVRRKDVELNSLHSRIEDCEGVNANQSRKIKELQQIIEELEEELEAERAARAKVEKQRNELARELDELSSQLEEQGGATQAQMDLNKKREHELMRLRREMEEMTLQSEAQVAQFRKKQQESNNEMADQIDQLNKLKSRLEKEKKDLKRELDDVQSQLSHSMKNRGVSDKVSKQYESTISEITYKVEETQRTIVEINSQKSKLQSEVTEINRQLEDAEHTIGSLTKDKSALTSQLEEAKRSLEEETRMRQKFQSEVRNLNADVDSVRESLEEEQESKSDLQRQLSKAKNEAQQWRSKYETEGAAKADELEESKRKLSAKLAEAEQAAEAANAKASGLEKAKNRLQGELDDLLIEVERSNVNSSTLEKKQRQFDRTIQEWTLKVKELQTEIDTAHTEASGYSAELFRVKAQYEETSDTIEALRRENKNLADEIRELSDQLSDGGRSSHEIEKAKRRLEMEKEELQAALEEAESALEQEEAKVVRSQLEMSTIRTEIDRRIHEKEEEFENTRRNHQRALESMQISLDAEAKGKAEAHRIRKKLEQDINELEMALDTSNRAKAEAEKNLKRYIVQIQELTLKLEEETRARDESRESYVMIERRCNLLVSEVDEVRSALEQSERARKTAESELYESQDRINELAAQVSSAQAQKRKVEGDMQAMSADLDELQNEIKAADDRAKRAVMDTTRLSDELRAEQEHSSQIEKMRKTLEITIKELHVRVDEAEASGVKGGRKVIAKLEQRVQDLESELDNEQRRHAETQKNMRKADRRMKELAFQCDEDRKGQERLTDMIDKLNSKVKTFKRQVEEAEEIAAINLAKYRKVQAELEDAEERAESSEASLTKLRTKNRSSMSSTRTIKSVSVSNMSST, encoded by the exons ACCTACTCTGGACTTTTCTGTGTTGCCGTTAATCCCTATAGACGTCTCCCTATCTACACAGACAGTGTGGTTGCTAAATTCAAGGGAAAGAGGAAGACTGAGATGCCTCCCCATCTCTTCTCTGTGGCTGACAATGCTTACCAGTTCATGTTGCAAGATCGTGAAAACCAGTCTTGTTTGATTAC AGGTGAATCTGGTGCTGGAAAGACAGAAAACACCAAAAAAGTTATTATGTACTTCGCCAAAGTCGCCGCCTCTCttgcaaagaaagaaaaagaagaagaagactCTGCCTCAAAGAAG GGTTCCCTAGAAGATCAGATCATTCAAGCTAACCCGGTACTTGAAGCCTACGGTAATGCTAAGACTACCAGAAATAACAACTCGTCCAGATTC GGAAAGTTTATCCGAATTCACTTTGGTCCTGATGGTAAAATTGCTGGTGCTGATATTGAAAcat ATCTGCTGGAGAAATCTCGTGTCACTTTCTGCTTATCTGCCGAGAGAAACTACCACGTTTTCTATCAGCTGATGACACCCGCCATGAAAGATCAACATGAAATGATGTTACTTACCCCAGATCCAGCTCTTTATACATTCATCAATCAAGGTGCTCTAACCGTCGACTCCATTGATGATAATGAGGAAATGAAGCTCATGGAC GAAGCTTTCGACATTCTGGGCTTCTCACAGGATGAGAAGAAGAGTTGTTACAAATGTACCGCCGCTATCTTGCACATGGgtgaaatgaaattcaaacagagAGGAGAACAAGCTGAACCAGACGGCACCACAGAGGCTGAAAAAGTTTCATTCCTCTTAGGAGTTAATTCAAACGATTTCATTAAATCTCTTGTCAAGCCAAAGATCAAAGTCGGCACAGAGGTCGTGGCCCAGTCTCGTACCAAACAACAAGTCGTCAACTCCATCAGTGCTATGTCCAAATCGTTGTATGATCGTGTGTTCAACTGGCTAGTCAAGAGAGTCAACCACAGTCTTGATACAAAAAATAAGAGAAATTACTACATTGGAGTACTAGATATTGCAGGTTTTGAAATCTTTGAT TTCAACACATTCGAGCAATTGTGTATTAACTACACCAACGAGAGACTTCAACAGTTCTTCAACTACACTATGTTTGTACTGGAGCAGGAGGAGTATAAAAAGGAGGGAATCCAGTGGGAGTTTATCAACTTTGGTATGGATTTGCAAGCCTGTATCGATCTGATCGAGAAACCAATGGGTATCTTGTCCATCCTTGAAGAACAGTGCATGTTCCCTAAAGCTGACGATAAGTCCTTGAAAGAAATGTTGTTCTCCAACCACATGGGTAAATCACCCAACTTCACCAAACCAGGAAAGGCAGCCAAGGGTGCGAATGGCGACTTTGAACTCCATCATTACGCCGGAATT GTACCATACAATCTCAAGGGATGGTTGGACAAAAACAAGGATCCAATCAACGAAACTGTTGTACAATTGTTGCAACAATCAAAGGAACACTTAGTCCAGACCCTCTTTGCAGCAGAAACTCCCGCAGAAGGAAGTGGTGGAcccaagaagaagaagaagtccTCTGCTTTCCAGACCATTTCTGCTGTACACAGG gaatcTTTGAACAAATTGATGAAGAACTTGTATGCCACCCATCCTCATTTCGTCAGATGTATCATTCCAAACGAATTGAAACAACCAG GTATGATTGATGCTGCTTTAGTATTGAACCAGCTCCAATGTAATGGTGTACTGGAAGGAATCCGTATCTGTCGTAAGGGATTCCCAAGCAGAATCATATATGCAGAGTTCAAACAAAGATATTCAATTCTGGCTGCAAGTGCTGTACCACAGGGATTTGTTGACGGCAAAGTTGTCACAGAAAAAGTACTATTGGCTTTACAGCTTGATCCAGCAGAATACAAACTTGGAAATACTAAAGTCTTCTTCAAAGCCGGTGTTTTGGGTAACCTAGAAAATATGCGTGATGAACGTCTTGGTGCAATCATTTCCATGATGCAAGCCCACATCAGAGCCTTTTTGATCAGAAAGGCATACAAGAAACTTCAGGATCAAAG AGTTGGTCTGTCTGTCATCCAGCGTAACATCAGAAAATGGTTATTGCTCCGTAACTGGCAATGGTGGAAGATGTACGCCAAAGTCAAACCTATGTTGAACATTGCCCGCGAAGAGGAAGAAATGCAGAAGAAACTCGAAGAGATGAAGAAAATGGAAGAAGATATAGCCAAATTGGAAAAGATAAAGaaagaacttgaaattaaaaacgTTGAATTGTTGGAACAGAAGAATGACATGTACCTACAACTGCAATCTGAGCAAGATAACGTTGTTGACCTTGAACAAAGAGTAGAGCAACTTATCACACAGAAGGCTGAATTCGAATCACAAATGAAAGAGATGGAAGAACGTCTACTCGATGAGGAAGATGCTGCTTCTGAACTGGAAGGTTTGAAGAAGAAAATGGAAGGTGAAAATTCTGAGATGAAGAGAGACATCGAGGATCTCGAGACAACATTAGCCAAG GCTGAACAAGATAAGACACACAAGGATAACCAAATCAAGACTCTCCAAGGTGAGATGGCACAGCAAGATGAACAAATAAGCAAATTgggtaaagaaaagaaaaatttggAAGAAGTtaacaaaaagactcttgcagaTCTACAAAAGGAAGAAGACAAAGTAAATCATCTCAACAAAATTAAGGCAAAACTTGAAAGTACTCTTGACGAGATGGAAGATAACTTAGAGAGGGAAAAGAAAGTCAGAGGAGATGTTGAGAAATCCAAGCGTAAGGTTGAACAAGACTTGAAGGCAACACAAGAAGTTGTAGAAGAACTAGAAGGTGTCAAGAGAGAAATGGAAGAAGCAGTTAGGAG gaAAGATGTCGAACTCAACAGTTTACATTCTAGAATTGAGGACTGTGAGGGAGTTAATGCAAATCAAAGCAGGAAAATTAAGGAACTTCAACAAATTATTGAGGAATTGGAAGAAGAATTGGAAGCCGAGAGAGCTGCAAGAGCTAAA GTTGAGAAACAACGCAATGAACTGGCTAGGGAATTGGACGAACTTAGTTCTCAACTGGAAGAACAAGGCGGTGCTACACAGGCTCAAATGGACCTCAACAAAAAACGTGAACACGAATTGATGAGACTTCGTCGTGAAATGGAGGAAATGACACTTCAAAGTGAGGCTCAAGTTGCTCAGTTCAGGAAAAAACAGCAAGAATCTAACAACGAGATGGCTGACCAGATCGACCAATTGAACAAACTCAAATCCAGATTAGAAAAGGAGAAAAAAGATCTTAAACGTGAACTCGACGATGTCCAAAGTCAACTTTCTCATTCCATGAAGAATAGGGGTGTGTCAGACAAGGTGTCCAAACAGTATGAGTCCACAATCTCAGAAATAACATATAAAGTTGAAGAAACCCAGAGAACAATTGTTGAAATCAATTCACAGAAATCAAAACTCCAAAGTGAGGTGACTGAAATTAACCGACAACTGGAAGATGCTGAGCACACCATTGGTAGTTTGACCAAGGACAAATCTGCCCTTACCAGTCAGTTAGAAGAAGCCAAACGTTCACTTGAGGAGGAAACCAGG ATGCGCCAGAAATTCCAGAGTGAGGTTAGAAACTTGAATGCTGACGTTGATTCGGTGCGTGAATCATTAGAAGAAGAACAGGAGTCAAAGAGCGATCTCCAACGCCAACTCTCGAAAGCAAAGAACGAAGCACAACAATGGAGGTCTAAATATGAGACCGAAGGTGCCGCCAAAGCAGACGAATTGGAAGAGTCAAA ACGCAAACTTTCTGCAAAATTGGCAGAGGCTGAACAGGCAGCCGAGGCTGCAAATGCTAAAGCTAGTGGATTGGAAAAGGCCAAAAACAGACTACAAGGAGAACTTGACGATCTCCTTATTGAGGTCGAACGT TCAAATGTTAACTCCAGCACTTTAGAAAAGAAGCAAAGACAGTTTGACAGGACAATCCAAGAATGGACTCTTAAAGTTAAAGAGCTCCAAACCGAGATTGATACAGCTCATACCGAGGCAAGCGGTTACTCTGCTGAACTCTTCAGAGTTAAAGCTCAGTATGAAGAGACCAGTGACACAATTGAGGCTCTcagaagagaaaacaaaaatcttgcTG aTGAAATCCGTGAGTTATCTGACCAACTTAGTGATGGTGGCAGGAGTTCCCACGAGATCGAGAAAGCAAAGAGACGTCTTGAGATGGAGAAGGAAGAACTCCAAGCTGCTTTGGAAGAAGCCGAGTCTGCATTGGAACAGGAGGAGGCTAAAGTTGTGCGTTCTCAGCTGGAAATGTCTACCATCCGAACTGAAATTGATAGAAGAATCCACGAGAAGGAAGAAGAATTTGAAAATACTCG ACGCAACCACCAGAGAGCTCTCGAATCCATGCAAATCAGTCTGGATGCAGAGGCTAAGGGCAAAGCTGAGGCACACAGGATCAGAAAGAAGCTTGAACAAGACATTAATGAACTTGAGATGGCTCTTGATACATCAAACAGAGCTAAGGCCGAGGCTGAAAAGAATCTCAAGAGATATATCGTTCAAATTCAAGAACTCACCCTAAAGCTCGAAGAGGAAACACGTGCCCGTGATGAGTCACGTGAATCTTACGTCATGATCGAGAGACGTTGCAACCTTCTTGTCAGCGAAGTCGATGAAGTCAGATCAGCTCTCGAGCAATCCGAGAGGGCAAGAAAAACAGCTGAAAGTGAACTCTATGAATCACAAGATCGCATCAACGAATTGGCCGCTCAAGTCAGTTCGGCACAAGCTCAAAAGAGAAAGGTTGAGGGAGATATGCAAGCCATGTCT GCTGATCTGGATGAACTCCAAAACGAGATTAAGGCTGCCGATGACCGTGCCAAGAGAGCCGTTATGGATACCACAAGACTTTCTGATGAACTCAGAGCTGAACAGGAACACAGTTCTCAAATCGAGAAAATGAGAAAGACTTTGGAAATAACCATAAAGGAATTGCATGTCCGTGTTGACGAGGCTGAGGCGAGTGGTGTTAAAGGAGGCAGAAAAGTCATCGCCAAGTTGGAACAGAGA GTACAAGATCTTGAGAGCGAATTAGACAACGAACAACGTCGCCATGCTGAAACACAGAAAAACATGCGCAAGGCTGACCGCAGGATGAAGGAATTGGCCTTCCAATGTGATGAAGACCGCAAGGGTCAAGAAAGACTTACAGACATGATTGACAAACTTAATTCCAAAGTCAAGACATTCAAACGTCAAGTCGAGGAAGCT GAAGAAATTGCTGCAATCAATCTGGCTAAATACCGCAAAGTTCAGGCCGAACTTGAAGATGCTGAAGAGCGTGCAGAGAGTTCAGAAGCATCCCTGACAAAACTTCGTACCAAAAATCGTAGCTCAATGTCCAGTACAAGGACCATAAAAAGTGTTTCAGTTAGCAATATGAGCTCAACT TAA
- the LOC139487751 gene encoding myosin heavy chain, striated muscle-like isoform X4 — translation MPPHLFSVADNAYQFMLQDRENQSCLITGESGAGKTENTKKVIMYFAKVAASLAKKEKEEEDSASKKGSLEDQIIQANPVLEAYGNAKTTRNNNSSRFGKFIRIHFGPDGKIAGADIETYLLEKSRVTFCLSAERNYHVFYQLMTPAMKDQHEMMLLTPDPALYTFINQGALTVDSIDDNEEMKLMDEAFDILGFSQDEKKSCYKCTAAILHMGEMKFKQRGEQAEPDGTTEAEKVSFLLGVNSNDFIKSLVKPKIKVGTEVVAQSRTKQQVVNSISAMSKSLYDRVFNWLVKRVNHSLDTKNKRNYYIGVLDIAGFEIFDFNTFEQLCINYTNERLQQFFNYTMFVLEQEEYKKEGIQWEFINFGMDLQACIDLIEKPMGILSILEEQCMFPKADDKSLKEMLFSNHMGKSPNFTKPGKAAKGANGDFELHHYAGIVPYNLKGWLDKNKDPINETVVQLLQQSKEHLVQTLFAAETPAEGSGGPKKKKKSSAFQTISAVHRESLNKLMKNLYATHPHFVRCIIPNELKQPGMIDAALVLNQLQCNGVLEGIRICRKGFPSRIIYAEFKQRYSILAASAVPQGFVDGKVVTEKVLLALQLDPAEYKLGNTKVFFKAGVLGNLENMRDERLGAIISMMQAHIRAFLIRKAYKKLQDQRVGLSVIQRNIRKWLLLRNWQWWKMYAKVKPMLNIAREEEEMQKKLEEMKKMEEDIAKLEKIKKELEIKNVELLEQKNDMYLQLQSEQDNVVDLEQRVEQLITQKAEFESQMKEMEERLLDEEDAASELEGLKKKMEGENSEMKRDIEDLETTLAKAEQDKTHKDNQIKTLQGEMAQQDEQISKLGKEKKNLEEVNKKTLADLQKEEDKVNHLNKIKAKLESTLDEMEDNLEREKKVRGDVEKSKRKVEQDLKATQEVVEELEGVKREMEEAVRRKDVELNSLHSRIEDCEGVNANQSRKIKELQQIIEELEEELEAERAARAKVEKQRNELARELDELSSQLEEQGGATQAQMDLNKKREHELMRLRREMEEMTLQSEAQVAQFRKKQQESNNEMADQIDQLNKLKSRLEKEKKDLKRELDDVQSQLSHSMKNRGVSDKVSKQYESTISEITYKVEETQRTIVEINSQKSKLQSEVTEINRQLEDAEHTIGSLTKDKSALTSQLEEAKRSLEEETRMRQKFQSEVRNLNADVDSVRESLEEEQESKSDLQRQLSKAKNEAQQWRSKYETEGAAKADELEESKRKLSAKLAEAEQAAEAANAKASGLEKAKNRLQGELDDLLIEVERSNVNSSTLEKKQRQFDRTIQEWTLKVKELQTEIDTAHTEASGYSAELFRVKAQYEETSDTIEALRRENKNLADEIRELSDQLSDGGRSSHEIEKAKRRLEMEKEELQAALEEAESALEQEEAKVVRSQLEMSTIRTEIDRRIHEKEEEFENTRRNHQRALESMQISLDAEAKGKAEAHRIRKKLEQDINELEMALDTSNRAKAEAEKNLKRYIVQIQELTLKLEEETRARDESRESYVMIERRCNLLVSEVDEVRSALEQSERARKTAESELYESQDRINELAAQVSSAQAQKRKVEGDMQAMSADLDELQNEIKAADDRAKRAVMDTTRLSDELRAEQEHSSQIEKMRKTLEITIKELHVRVDEAEASGVKGGRKVIAKLEQRVQDLESELDNEQRRHAETQKNMRKADRRMKELAFQCDEDRKGQERLTDMIDKLNSKVKTFKRQVEEAEEIAAINLAKYRKVQAELEDAEERAESSEASLTKLRTKNRSSMSSTRTIKSVSVSNMSSTQ, via the exons ATGCCTCCCCATCTCTTCTCTGTGGCTGACAATGCTTACCAGTTCATGTTGCAAGATCGTGAAAACCAGTCTTGTTTGATTAC AGGTGAATCTGGTGCTGGAAAGACAGAAAACACCAAAAAAGTTATTATGTACTTCGCCAAAGTCGCCGCCTCTCttgcaaagaaagaaaaagaagaagaagactCTGCCTCAAAGAAG GGTTCCCTAGAAGATCAGATCATTCAAGCTAACCCGGTACTTGAAGCCTACGGTAATGCTAAGACTACCAGAAATAACAACTCGTCCAGATTC GGAAAGTTTATCCGAATTCACTTTGGTCCTGATGGTAAAATTGCTGGTGCTGATATTGAAAcat ATCTGCTGGAGAAATCTCGTGTCACTTTCTGCTTATCTGCCGAGAGAAACTACCACGTTTTCTATCAGCTGATGACACCCGCCATGAAAGATCAACATGAAATGATGTTACTTACCCCAGATCCAGCTCTTTATACATTCATCAATCAAGGTGCTCTAACCGTCGACTCCATTGATGATAATGAGGAAATGAAGCTCATGGAC GAAGCTTTCGACATTCTGGGCTTCTCACAGGATGAGAAGAAGAGTTGTTACAAATGTACCGCCGCTATCTTGCACATGGgtgaaatgaaattcaaacagagAGGAGAACAAGCTGAACCAGACGGCACCACAGAGGCTGAAAAAGTTTCATTCCTCTTAGGAGTTAATTCAAACGATTTCATTAAATCTCTTGTCAAGCCAAAGATCAAAGTCGGCACAGAGGTCGTGGCCCAGTCTCGTACCAAACAACAAGTCGTCAACTCCATCAGTGCTATGTCCAAATCGTTGTATGATCGTGTGTTCAACTGGCTAGTCAAGAGAGTCAACCACAGTCTTGATACAAAAAATAAGAGAAATTACTACATTGGAGTACTAGATATTGCAGGTTTTGAAATCTTTGAT TTCAACACATTCGAGCAATTGTGTATTAACTACACCAACGAGAGACTTCAACAGTTCTTCAACTACACTATGTTTGTACTGGAGCAGGAGGAGTATAAAAAGGAGGGAATCCAGTGGGAGTTTATCAACTTTGGTATGGATTTGCAAGCCTGTATCGATCTGATCGAGAAACCAATGGGTATCTTGTCCATCCTTGAAGAACAGTGCATGTTCCCTAAAGCTGACGATAAGTCCTTGAAAGAAATGTTGTTCTCCAACCACATGGGTAAATCACCCAACTTCACCAAACCAGGAAAGGCAGCCAAGGGTGCGAATGGCGACTTTGAACTCCATCATTACGCCGGAATT GTACCATACAATCTCAAGGGATGGTTGGACAAAAACAAGGATCCAATCAACGAAACTGTTGTACAATTGTTGCAACAATCAAAGGAACACTTAGTCCAGACCCTCTTTGCAGCAGAAACTCCCGCAGAAGGAAGTGGTGGAcccaagaagaagaagaagtccTCTGCTTTCCAGACCATTTCTGCTGTACACAGG gaatcTTTGAACAAATTGATGAAGAACTTGTATGCCACCCATCCTCATTTCGTCAGATGTATCATTCCAAACGAATTGAAACAACCAG GTATGATTGATGCTGCTTTAGTATTGAACCAGCTCCAATGTAATGGTGTACTGGAAGGAATCCGTATCTGTCGTAAGGGATTCCCAAGCAGAATCATATATGCAGAGTTCAAACAAAGATATTCAATTCTGGCTGCAAGTGCTGTACCACAGGGATTTGTTGACGGCAAAGTTGTCACAGAAAAAGTACTATTGGCTTTACAGCTTGATCCAGCAGAATACAAACTTGGAAATACTAAAGTCTTCTTCAAAGCCGGTGTTTTGGGTAACCTAGAAAATATGCGTGATGAACGTCTTGGTGCAATCATTTCCATGATGCAAGCCCACATCAGAGCCTTTTTGATCAGAAAGGCATACAAGAAACTTCAGGATCAAAG AGTTGGTCTGTCTGTCATCCAGCGTAACATCAGAAAATGGTTATTGCTCCGTAACTGGCAATGGTGGAAGATGTACGCCAAAGTCAAACCTATGTTGAACATTGCCCGCGAAGAGGAAGAAATGCAGAAGAAACTCGAAGAGATGAAGAAAATGGAAGAAGATATAGCCAAATTGGAAAAGATAAAGaaagaacttgaaattaaaaacgTTGAATTGTTGGAACAGAAGAATGACATGTACCTACAACTGCAATCTGAGCAAGATAACGTTGTTGACCTTGAACAAAGAGTAGAGCAACTTATCACACAGAAGGCTGAATTCGAATCACAAATGAAAGAGATGGAAGAACGTCTACTCGATGAGGAAGATGCTGCTTCTGAACTGGAAGGTTTGAAGAAGAAAATGGAAGGTGAAAATTCTGAGATGAAGAGAGACATCGAGGATCTCGAGACAACATTAGCCAAG GCTGAACAAGATAAGACACACAAGGATAACCAAATCAAGACTCTCCAAGGTGAGATGGCACAGCAAGATGAACAAATAAGCAAATTgggtaaagaaaagaaaaatttggAAGAAGTtaacaaaaagactcttgcagaTCTACAAAAGGAAGAAGACAAAGTAAATCATCTCAACAAAATTAAGGCAAAACTTGAAAGTACTCTTGACGAGATGGAAGATAACTTAGAGAGGGAAAAGAAAGTCAGAGGAGATGTTGAGAAATCCAAGCGTAAGGTTGAACAAGACTTGAAGGCAACACAAGAAGTTGTAGAAGAACTAGAAGGTGTCAAGAGAGAAATGGAAGAAGCAGTTAGGAG gaAAGATGTCGAACTCAACAGTTTACATTCTAGAATTGAGGACTGTGAGGGAGTTAATGCAAATCAAAGCAGGAAAATTAAGGAACTTCAACAAATTATTGAGGAATTGGAAGAAGAATTGGAAGCCGAGAGAGCTGCAAGAGCTAAA GTTGAGAAACAACGCAATGAACTGGCTAGGGAATTGGACGAACTTAGTTCTCAACTGGAAGAACAAGGCGGTGCTACACAGGCTCAAATGGACCTCAACAAAAAACGTGAACACGAATTGATGAGACTTCGTCGTGAAATGGAGGAAATGACACTTCAAAGTGAGGCTCAAGTTGCTCAGTTCAGGAAAAAACAGCAAGAATCTAACAACGAGATGGCTGACCAGATCGACCAATTGAACAAACTCAAATCCAGATTAGAAAAGGAGAAAAAAGATCTTAAACGTGAACTCGACGATGTCCAAAGTCAACTTTCTCATTCCATGAAGAATAGGGGTGTGTCAGACAAGGTGTCCAAACAGTATGAGTCCACAATCTCAGAAATAACATATAAAGTTGAAGAAACCCAGAGAACAATTGTTGAAATCAATTCACAGAAATCAAAACTCCAAAGTGAGGTGACTGAAATTAACCGACAACTGGAAGATGCTGAGCACACCATTGGTAGTTTGACCAAGGACAAATCTGCCCTTACCAGTCAGTTAGAAGAAGCCAAACGTTCACTTGAGGAGGAAACCAGG ATGCGCCAGAAATTCCAGAGTGAGGTTAGAAACTTGAATGCTGACGTTGATTCGGTGCGTGAATCATTAGAAGAAGAACAGGAGTCAAAGAGCGATCTCCAACGCCAACTCTCGAAAGCAAAGAACGAAGCACAACAATGGAGGTCTAAATATGAGACCGAAGGTGCCGCCAAAGCAGACGAATTGGAAGAGTCAAA ACGCAAACTTTCTGCAAAATTGGCAGAGGCTGAACAGGCAGCCGAGGCTGCAAATGCTAAAGCTAGTGGATTGGAAAAGGCCAAAAACAGACTACAAGGAGAACTTGACGATCTCCTTATTGAGGTCGAACGT TCAAATGTTAACTCCAGCACTTTAGAAAAGAAGCAAAGACAGTTTGACAGGACAATCCAAGAATGGACTCTTAAAGTTAAAGAGCTCCAAACCGAGATTGATACAGCTCATACCGAGGCAAGCGGTTACTCTGCTGAACTCTTCAGAGTTAAAGCTCAGTATGAAGAGACCAGTGACACAATTGAGGCTCTcagaagagaaaacaaaaatcttgcTG aTGAAATCCGTGAGTTATCTGACCAACTTAGTGATGGTGGCAGGAGTTCCCACGAGATCGAGAAAGCAAAGAGACGTCTTGAGATGGAGAAGGAAGAACTCCAAGCTGCTTTGGAAGAAGCCGAGTCTGCATTGGAACAGGAGGAGGCTAAAGTTGTGCGTTCTCAGCTGGAAATGTCTACCATCCGAACTGAAATTGATAGAAGAATCCACGAGAAGGAAGAAGAATTTGAAAATACTCG ACGCAACCACCAGAGAGCTCTCGAATCCATGCAAATCAGTCTGGATGCAGAGGCTAAGGGCAAAGCTGAGGCACACAGGATCAGAAAGAAGCTTGAACAAGACATTAATGAACTTGAGATGGCTCTTGATACATCAAACAGAGCTAAGGCCGAGGCTGAAAAGAATCTCAAGAGATATATCGTTCAAATTCAAGAACTCACCCTAAAGCTCGAAGAGGAAACACGTGCCCGTGATGAGTCACGTGAATCTTACGTCATGATCGAGAGACGTTGCAACCTTCTTGTCAGCGAAGTCGATGAAGTCAGATCAGCTCTCGAGCAATCCGAGAGGGCAAGAAAAACAGCTGAAAGTGAACTCTATGAATCACAAGATCGCATCAACGAATTGGCCGCTCAAGTCAGTTCGGCACAAGCTCAAAAGAGAAAGGTTGAGGGAGATATGCAAGCCATGTCT GCTGATCTGGATGAACTCCAAAACGAGATTAAGGCTGCCGATGACCGTGCCAAGAGAGCCGTTATGGATACCACAAGACTTTCTGATGAACTCAGAGCTGAACAGGAACACAGTTCTCAAATCGAGAAAATGAGAAAGACTTTGGAAATAACCATAAAGGAATTGCATGTCCGTGTTGACGAGGCTGAGGCGAGTGGTGTTAAAGGAGGCAGAAAAGTCATCGCCAAGTTGGAACAGAGA GTACAAGATCTTGAGAGCGAATTAGACAACGAACAACGTCGCCATGCTGAAACACAGAAAAACATGCGCAAGGCTGACCGCAGGATGAAGGAATTGGCCTTCCAATGTGATGAAGACCGCAAGGGTCAAGAAAGACTTACAGACATGATTGACAAACTTAATTCCAAAGTCAAGACATTCAAACGTCAAGTCGAGGAAGCT GAAGAAATTGCTGCAATCAATCTGGCTAAATACCGCAAAGTTCAGGCCGAACTTGAAGATGCTGAAGAGCGTGCAGAGAGTTCAGAAGCATCCCTGACAAAACTTCGTACCAAAAATCGTAGCTCAATGTCCAGTACAAGGACCATAAAAAGTGTTTCAGTTAGCAATATGAGCTCAACT CAGTAA